The Streptomyces nitrosporeus genome includes a window with the following:
- a CDS encoding acyltransferase family protein, protein MTHPNDSVNPNPDPNPDLDPYPYRGRNPDPGRAGSGGPGGHGPHGGGQDVPTTRLAVLPPGARRLRKPQAPQTPRATQVAQGAPEEAPEPSATGTGKPGRDRYLDLLRAVALVRVVFFHLFGWAWLTVVFPSMGVMFALAGSLMARSLSRPAGSVIRGRLRRLLPPMWLFSLVVLPMMFALSWKPVREEGLWWFAKLAFYVFPVGSPPYPEESGSPGGLLELSWADQGVGPLWYIRAYLWFVIASPLLLRAFRRLPWATLLAPVALTAVIGTGLVDVPGVFGEALTDFAVFGACWILGFAHNDGLLKEVPRYLAVSTAAIVMGFGLWWASGHLTEEGWNLDEIPLAQATWSLGFCAILLVYAPSWRTLPGKFAGWDSLVTLANNRAVTIYLWHNLLLMAAGRIVEMSWDIPWFGDTFDTYIEKSYDALILILIWPLLGLAILAFGWVEDVAAKRRPRLWPNGSGKPAGRRRTAG, encoded by the coding sequence ATGACCCACCCGAACGACAGCGTGAACCCGAACCCGGACCCGAATCCGGATCTGGACCCGTATCCGTACCGCGGCCGGAATCCGGACCCCGGCCGGGCCGGGAGCGGCGGGCCCGGGGGCCACGGCCCCCACGGCGGTGGTCAGGACGTCCCCACCACGCGGCTCGCCGTCCTGCCGCCGGGAGCCCGACGGCTGCGCAAGCCCCAGGCGCCCCAGACGCCCCGGGCCACCCAGGTGGCCCAGGGCGCTCCGGAGGAGGCTCCCGAGCCCTCCGCCACCGGTACGGGCAAACCCGGCCGGGACCGCTACCTCGACCTCCTGCGGGCCGTCGCCCTGGTCCGCGTCGTCTTCTTCCACCTCTTCGGGTGGGCCTGGCTGACCGTCGTCTTCCCGTCCATGGGCGTGATGTTCGCCCTGGCCGGTTCGCTGATGGCCCGGTCGCTGTCCCGCCCCGCGGGCAGTGTGATCCGCGGCCGGCTGCGCAGGCTGCTCCCGCCCATGTGGCTCTTCTCGCTCGTCGTCCTGCCGATGATGTTCGCGCTGAGCTGGAAGCCCGTACGGGAGGAAGGACTGTGGTGGTTCGCCAAGCTGGCCTTCTACGTCTTCCCCGTCGGCTCCCCGCCGTACCCGGAGGAGAGCGGCTCCCCCGGCGGTCTGCTGGAACTGAGCTGGGCCGACCAGGGGGTGGGGCCGCTCTGGTACATCCGGGCCTACCTCTGGTTCGTCATCGCCTCGCCGCTGCTCCTGCGGGCGTTCCGCAGGCTGCCCTGGGCGACCCTGCTCGCCCCGGTCGCGCTGACAGCCGTGATCGGTACGGGCCTGGTGGACGTGCCCGGTGTGTTCGGCGAGGCGCTGACCGACTTCGCGGTCTTCGGGGCCTGCTGGATCCTCGGATTCGCCCACAACGACGGTCTGCTGAAGGAGGTGCCGCGCTACCTGGCGGTCTCCACCGCCGCGATCGTCATGGGCTTCGGCCTGTGGTGGGCGTCCGGCCACCTCACCGAGGAGGGCTGGAACCTGGACGAGATCCCGCTGGCACAGGCCACCTGGTCGCTCGGCTTCTGCGCGATCCTGCTCGTGTACGCGCCGTCCTGGCGGACGCTGCCCGGGAAGTTCGCCGGCTGGGACAGCCTGGTCACCCTGGCGAACAACCGGGCCGTGACGATCTACCTCTGGCACAACCTCCTGCTGATGGCGGCCGGCCGGATCGTCGAGATGAGCTGGGACATCCCGTGGTTCGGCGACACCTTCGACACCTACATCGAGAAGTCGTACGACGCGCTGATCCTCATCCTGATCTGGCCCCTGCTCGGGCTGGCGATCCTGGCGTTCGGCTGGGTCGAGGACGTCGCCGCCAAGCGCCGCCCGCGGCTGTGGCCCAACGGCTCCGGGAAGCCGGCCGGCCGGCGCCGCACGGCCGGCTGA
- a CDS encoding nitrate/nitrite transporter, with protein sequence MAGRWIEQWEPEDEKFWRGTGEKTARRNLWFSVLSEHVGFSIWSLWSVMVLFMGPEYGIDPAGKFFLISTATLVGAVVRVPYTFAVALFGGRNWTVFSALSLLVPTGFAFAVMEPGTSYTTFVAVAALTGIGGGNFASSMTNINAFFPLRKKGWALGLNAGGGNIGVPVIQLVGLLVIGTAGAAHPRIILGVYLPFIVVAAVCAWFRMDNLRPVQNDTGAALQAVRERHTWIMAVLYIGTFGSFIGYSFAFGLVLQTQFGRTPLQAASLTFIGPLLGSLIRPVGGWLADRYGGARITLWNFAGMAAATGVVVYAAGTESLAVFLVGFIALFVLSGLGNGSTFKMIPGIFHAQGIAKGLRGEEAAAYGRRLSGASMGLIGAVGALGGLAINLAFRQSFQTSGSGTAAFWSFLVFYAVCFALTWSVYLRRPAAVSAKPQLSYAEV encoded by the coding sequence ATGGCCGGTCGTTGGATCGAGCAGTGGGAACCGGAGGACGAGAAGTTCTGGCGTGGGACGGGCGAGAAGACCGCCCGGCGCAACCTGTGGTTCTCCGTCCTCTCCGAGCACGTCGGCTTCTCCATCTGGTCCCTGTGGTCCGTGATGGTCCTCTTCATGGGCCCCGAGTACGGCATCGACCCGGCCGGCAAGTTCTTCCTGATCTCCACCGCCACCCTGGTCGGGGCGGTCGTCCGGGTGCCCTACACCTTCGCCGTCGCCCTCTTCGGCGGCCGCAACTGGACGGTCTTCAGCGCGCTTTCGCTCCTCGTGCCGACGGGCTTCGCCTTCGCGGTGATGGAGCCCGGGACCTCGTACACCACCTTCGTGGCCGTCGCCGCCCTCACCGGTATCGGCGGGGGGAACTTCGCCTCGTCGATGACGAACATCAACGCCTTCTTCCCGCTCCGGAAGAAGGGCTGGGCCCTCGGCCTCAACGCGGGCGGCGGCAACATCGGCGTACCGGTGATCCAGCTCGTCGGACTGCTGGTGATCGGTACGGCGGGCGCCGCCCACCCCCGGATCATCCTCGGCGTGTACCTGCCCTTCATCGTGGTCGCGGCCGTGTGCGCCTGGTTCCGCATGGACAACCTCAGGCCCGTGCAGAACGACACCGGGGCCGCCCTGCAGGCCGTGCGCGAACGGCACACCTGGATCATGGCGGTGCTCTACATCGGCACCTTCGGGTCGTTCATCGGCTACAGCTTCGCCTTCGGACTCGTCCTGCAGACGCAGTTCGGCCGGACCCCGCTCCAGGCCGCCTCGCTCACCTTCATCGGCCCGCTGCTCGGTTCCCTGATCCGGCCCGTGGGCGGCTGGCTTGCCGACCGGTACGGCGGTGCGCGGATCACCCTGTGGAACTTCGCGGGGATGGCCGCGGCGACCGGAGTCGTCGTCTACGCCGCCGGGACCGAGTCGCTGGCCGTCTTCCTCGTCGGCTTCATCGCGCTGTTCGTGCTGTCGGGGCTGGGCAACGGCTCGACGTTCAAGATGATCCCGGGCATCTTCCACGCCCAGGGCATCGCGAAGGGCCTGCGGGGCGAGGAGGCCGCGGCGTACGGCCGGCGGCTGTCCGGCGCCTCCATGGGGCTCATCGGGGCGGTCGGCGCCCTGGGCGGGCTCGCCATCAACCTCGCCTTCCGCCAGTCCTTCCAGACCTCGGGTTCCGGCACGGCGGCCTTCTGGTCCTTCCTGGTCTTCTACGCCGTCTGTTTCGCGCTCACCTGGTCGGTATACCTTCGGCGGCCCGCGGCGGTCTCCGCGAAACCTCAGCTCAGCTACGCCGAGGTGTGA
- a CDS encoding uroporphyrinogen-III synthase encodes MHDDDAQQGPLAGFTVGVTAARRAEELGTLLTRRGAAVLHAPALRIVPLADDSELLAATKELIDDVPDVVIATTAIGFRGWVEAADGWGIGDRLLEVLGRVELLARGPKVKGAIRAAGLTESWSPASESMAEVLDRLLGEGVDGRRIALQLHGDPLPGFVESLRAAGAEVVGVPVYRWMPPEDITPLDRMLDATVSRGLDALTFTSAPAAASYLERAETRGILPEVLDALGHDVLVACVGPVTALPLQARDVDTVQPERFRLGPLVQLLCAQLPARARTLPVAGHTVEIRGHAVLVDGALRPVPPAGMALLHALALRPGWVVSRADLLRALPGSGTDEHAVETAMARLRSALGVPRLIQTVVKRGYRLALDPLADSKYADA; translated from the coding sequence ATGCACGACGACGACGCACAGCAGGGGCCGCTCGCCGGTTTCACGGTCGGGGTCACCGCTGCCCGCCGCGCGGAGGAGCTGGGAACCCTCCTCACGCGCCGGGGCGCGGCGGTCCTGCACGCACCCGCGCTGCGGATCGTGCCCCTCGCGGACGACAGCGAACTCCTCGCCGCCACCAAGGAACTGATCGACGACGTCCCCGACGTCGTGATTGCCACCACCGCCATCGGGTTCCGCGGCTGGGTCGAGGCGGCGGACGGCTGGGGCATCGGCGACCGGCTGCTGGAGGTCCTGGGCCGCGTCGAACTCCTCGCCCGCGGCCCCAAGGTCAAGGGGGCCATCAGGGCCGCGGGGCTCACCGAGTCGTGGTCGCCCGCGTCGGAGTCGATGGCCGAGGTCCTGGACCGGCTGCTGGGCGAAGGCGTCGACGGGCGGCGGATCGCCCTCCAGCTGCACGGGGACCCGCTGCCCGGCTTCGTCGAGTCGCTGCGCGCGGCGGGGGCCGAGGTCGTGGGGGTGCCCGTCTACCGGTGGATGCCTCCCGAGGACATCACCCCGCTGGACCGGATGCTGGACGCCACCGTCTCCCGCGGGCTGGACGCGCTGACCTTCACCAGCGCCCCGGCCGCCGCCTCCTACCTGGAGCGCGCCGAGACCCGCGGCATCCTGCCCGAGGTGCTGGACGCGCTGGGCCACGACGTCCTGGTGGCCTGTGTCGGCCCGGTCACCGCGCTGCCGCTCCAGGCCCGGGACGTCGACACCGTCCAGCCGGAACGTTTCCGGCTCGGCCCGCTCGTCCAGCTGCTCTGCGCCCAGCTGCCCGCTCGTGCCCGTACGCTGCCGGTCGCCGGGCACACGGTCGAGATCCGGGGCCACGCCGTGCTGGTCGACGGGGCGCTCCGCCCGGTCCCGCCCGCCGGGATGGCCCTGCTGCACGCGCTCGCCCTCCGGCCCGGCTGGGTGGTCTCCCGTGCCGACCTGCTGCGGGCACTGCCCGGCAGCGGCACCGACGAGCACGCCGTGGAGACGGCGATGGCCCGGCTGCGCAGCGCGCTCGGGGTGCCGAGACTCATCCAGACCGTCGTCAAGCGGGGTTACCGCCTCGCCCTGGACCCCCTGGCGGACAGCAAGTACGCGGACGCCTGA
- a CDS encoding GNAT family N-acetyltransferase translates to MTENVHELTAGVCLRPAVISDAESFAVALTRSRTYMKRWEPGRPEAYYTAEGQHRRLTGLLADHEAGRAMPWVLADEEDRVVGAVNLGPIERGPFRNARLGYWVDVDRAGRGLATAAVRRVCEDARDRLGLHRVEAGTVVDNAASQRVLAKAGFETIGTAPRYLHIAGTWADHRLFQRILHDGPPER, encoded by the coding sequence ATGACTGAGAACGTTCATGAGTTGACCGCCGGTGTCTGTCTGCGTCCGGCGGTGATCAGTGACGCGGAGTCCTTCGCCGTCGCCCTGACCCGCAGCCGGACGTACATGAAGCGCTGGGAACCCGGGCGGCCCGAGGCGTACTACACGGCCGAGGGCCAGCACCGCAGGCTCACCGGTCTGCTGGCGGACCACGAGGCGGGCCGGGCGATGCCGTGGGTGCTGGCCGACGAGGAGGACCGGGTCGTGGGCGCGGTGAACCTCGGCCCGATCGAGCGCGGGCCGTTCCGCAACGCCCGGCTCGGCTACTGGGTGGACGTGGACCGGGCCGGCCGGGGCCTGGCCACCGCGGCCGTCCGCCGGGTCTGCGAGGACGCCCGGGACCGCCTGGGCCTGCACCGCGTCGAGGCGGGCACGGTGGTCGACAATGCCGCCTCGCAGCGGGTGCTGGCCAAGGCCGGCTTCGAAACCATCGGCACGGCCCCCCGCTACCTCCACATCGCCGGAACCTGGGCCGACCACCGGCTGTTCCAGCGCATCCTGCACGACGGGCCGCCGGAGCGCTGA
- a CDS encoding GNAT family N-acetyltransferase translates to MNTDSLALSAGPLLLRPWRPDDAPALLAAHEDPVMRHRLATVVRDAGEAERWLLVQREGWESGGRFGFAVTDPAADGALVGHVVLKGLVPGTGSAEVGYWTTAAARGRGVASRALEALTGWAFAEFAGSAGLRRLELFHRAGNEGSCRVAERCGYPLAEIVAPPRPAPGHRHVRHASPGASDR, encoded by the coding sequence GTGAACACCGACAGCCTGGCGCTGAGCGCGGGGCCTCTGCTGCTGCGCCCCTGGCGGCCGGACGACGCCCCTGCCCTGCTCGCCGCCCATGAGGACCCCGTGATGCGGCACCGGCTGGCCACGGTGGTCCGGGACGCCGGCGAGGCGGAGCGCTGGCTGCTGGTCCAGCGGGAGGGCTGGGAGAGCGGCGGGCGTTTCGGCTTCGCCGTGACGGACCCGGCGGCGGACGGCGCTCTCGTCGGCCATGTCGTCCTGAAGGGACTGGTCCCGGGCACGGGGAGCGCCGAGGTCGGCTACTGGACGACGGCGGCCGCCCGCGGCCGGGGGGTGGCGTCACGGGCTCTGGAAGCGCTGACCGGCTGGGCGTTCGCAGAGTTCGCCGGTTCTGCGGGGCTGCGGCGGCTGGAGCTGTTCCACCGGGCCGGGAACGAGGGGTCCTGCCGGGTGGCCGAGCGGTGCGGCTACCCACTGGCGGAAATCGTCGCCCCGCCCCGTCCGGCGCCCGGCCACCGGCACGTCCGGCACGCGTCCCCGGGCGCCTCGGACCGGTGA
- a CDS encoding CGNR zinc finger domain-containing protein: MAAGTGARGRRFEPGRLCLDLLATAPGPLGEGEQLDGPARLAHWLYSSGAVPPGTALAELDDTWPGRFRRLRDGLDRLITAELAGEAAPAALEEVNARAAAPAPGVGAVHRGGTLVRVLSTDPGCGALLAAVARDAVELLTDPVARARLRRCEGDACGRLYLDTSRGRRRRWCSSAVCGNRERVARHRRRAKAAPDPPP; encoded by the coding sequence ATGGCAGCGGGCACCGGTGCGCGAGGCCGGCGGTTCGAGCCCGGCCGGCTCTGCCTGGACCTGCTGGCGACCGCGCCCGGCCCCCTCGGCGAGGGCGAACAGCTCGACGGCCCGGCCCGCCTGGCCCACTGGCTGTACTCCTCGGGTGCCGTGCCCCCGGGCACCGCGCTGGCGGAGCTGGACGACACCTGGCCGGGCCGGTTCAGGCGGCTGCGCGACGGCCTGGACCGGCTGATCACGGCGGAACTGGCCGGTGAGGCCGCTCCCGCCGCCCTGGAGGAGGTCAACGCGCGGGCCGCGGCTCCGGCCCCGGGAGTCGGAGCCGTGCACCGGGGCGGCACCCTCGTACGGGTGCTGAGCACCGATCCGGGCTGCGGCGCGCTGCTGGCCGCCGTCGCCCGGGACGCGGTGGAACTGCTCACGGACCCGGTGGCCCGCGCCCGGCTGCGCCGGTGCGAGGGCGACGCCTGCGGCCGGCTCTATCTGGACACCTCGCGCGGGCGCCGCAGACGCTGGTGCTCCAGCGCGGTCTGCGGCAACCGGGAGCGGGTCGCCCGGCACCGGCGCCGGGCGAAGGCCGCCCCTGACCCGCCCCCCTGA
- a CDS encoding HelD family protein, which yields MAAQDAAVDSLRDRETGIEQEHLDRVYRRLEEKIDEAEFLMRDAGKRGQVGTPGALAERDAQVFRAGIHLNRLNNEFEDFLFGRIDLLPGKDGERGPDGAYTSVEPADDAVREDNTADIAETLHIGRIGVLDSDYAPLVIDWRAPAAAPFYRSTPKAPGRVVRRRVIRSKGRRVLGVEDDLMRPELTAFLDGGELPVIGDGALMAALGQARSHTMRDIVSSIQAEQDLVIRAPAASVTEVSGGPGTGKTAVALHRAAYLLYQDRRRYSGGILVVSPTPLLVAYTEGVLPSLGEEGQVAIRAVGSLSDEAAGVEGATTYDEPAVARIKGSSRMLHVLRKAARGALEQPAPRRAATEEDGQLSFGDEEAPRPPRGTPDRLRVVAFGARIELEADELKRIRHNVLGGSAPVNLLRPRARKLLLDALWNKSSGKGRYTDPELIAELRSSFDEDVSTETPFLTFLDAWWPELTPRQVLAAMADERRLGRWARRILNPGEVRRLARSLKRLDADGRGPLSVHDVALLDELHTLLGTPHRPKRKREMDPLDQLTGLQELMPQREETQWERAERLAAERTEYAHVIVDEAQDLTPMQWRMVGRRGRHATWTIVGDAAQSSWSDPDEAAAARDEALGSRPRRRFTLTVNYRNPAEIAELAAKVLALAMPGMESPAAVRSTGVRPRFETVRDGGLAETVREEARRLLAEVDGTVGVVVAMDRRAEARGWLAELGERVVALGSLEAKGLEYDATVVVSPAEIADESPAGLRVLYVALTRATQQLTVVSGERDLPDEDGVPDLLRD from the coding sequence GTGGCCGCGCAGGATGCCGCTGTCGATTCGTTGCGGGACCGGGAGACCGGAATCGAGCAAGAACATCTGGACCGGGTCTACCGCCGCCTGGAGGAGAAGATCGACGAGGCGGAATTCCTCATGCGGGACGCCGGGAAACGCGGCCAGGTCGGCACGCCCGGGGCGCTCGCCGAGCGGGACGCCCAGGTCTTCCGCGCGGGGATCCACCTCAACCGGCTGAACAACGAGTTCGAGGACTTCCTCTTCGGCCGCATCGACCTGCTGCCCGGCAAGGACGGGGAGCGCGGCCCGGACGGCGCCTACACCTCCGTGGAGCCCGCCGACGACGCCGTACGCGAGGACAACACCGCCGACATCGCCGAGACGCTGCACATCGGCCGCATAGGAGTCCTGGACTCCGACTACGCGCCGCTGGTCATCGACTGGCGCGCCCCGGCCGCCGCGCCGTTCTACCGCTCGACGCCGAAGGCCCCGGGACGGGTCGTACGCCGCCGGGTCATCCGCTCCAAGGGGCGCCGGGTCCTCGGGGTCGAGGACGACCTGATGCGCCCGGAGCTGACCGCCTTCCTGGACGGCGGGGAACTGCCCGTCATCGGTGACGGCGCCCTGATGGCCGCCCTGGGCCAGGCCCGCAGCCACACCATGCGGGACATCGTCTCCTCCATCCAGGCCGAGCAGGACCTGGTGATCCGCGCCCCCGCCGCCTCCGTCACCGAGGTCTCCGGCGGCCCCGGGACCGGCAAGACCGCGGTGGCGCTGCACCGGGCCGCGTACCTGCTCTACCAGGACCGGCGCCGCTACTCGGGCGGCATCCTCGTCGTCTCGCCCACCCCCCTGCTGGTCGCCTACACCGAGGGCGTACTGCCCTCCCTCGGCGAGGAGGGGCAGGTCGCGATCCGCGCGGTCGGCTCGCTCTCCGACGAGGCGGCGGGCGTCGAGGGCGCGACCACCTACGACGAACCCGCCGTGGCCCGGATCAAGGGCTCCTCCCGGATGCTCCACGTGCTGCGCAAGGCCGCCCGCGGCGCCCTGGAGCAGCCCGCGCCCCGCCGCGCCGCCACGGAGGAGGACGGCCAGCTGTCCTTCGGCGACGAGGAGGCCCCGCGGCCGCCGCGGGGCACCCCCGACCGGCTGCGGGTGGTGGCCTTCGGCGCCCGGATCGAGCTGGAGGCCGACGAACTCAAGCGCATCCGCCACAACGTCCTCGGCGGCAGCGCCCCCGTCAACCTGCTGCGCCCGCGCGCCCGCAAACTGCTCCTGGACGCCCTGTGGAACAAGTCGTCGGGCAAGGGCCGCTACACCGACCCCGAACTGATCGCCGAACTGCGCTCCTCCTTCGACGAGGACGTCTCGACCGAGACGCCCTTCCTCACCTTCCTCGACGCCTGGTGGCCGGAGCTCACCCCCCGTCAGGTGCTGGCCGCGATGGCCGACGAGCGCAGGCTCGGCCGGTGGGCGCGCCGGATCCTCAACCCGGGCGAGGTGCGCAGGCTGGCCCGGTCGCTGAAGCGGCTGGACGCGGACGGCAGGGGGCCGCTCTCCGTCCACGACGTGGCTCTTCTGGACGAGCTGCACACCCTGCTGGGCACTCCGCACCGTCCGAAAAGGAAGCGCGAGATGGACCCGCTGGACCAGCTCACCGGGCTCCAGGAGCTGATGCCGCAGCGCGAGGAGACCCAGTGGGAGCGTGCCGAGCGGCTGGCGGCGGAACGCACCGAGTACGCCCACGTCATCGTCGACGAGGCACAGGACCTGACACCCATGCAGTGGCGCATGGTCGGCCGCCGGGGCCGGCACGCCACCTGGACGATCGTCGGCGACGCGGCACAGTCGTCCTGGTCCGACCCGGACGAGGCGGCCGCCGCGCGGGACGAGGCGCTCGGCAGCCGTCCGCGCCGCCGGTTCACCCTGACCGTCAACTACCGCAACCCGGCGGAGATCGCCGAACTCGCCGCGAAGGTGCTCGCGCTGGCGATGCCCGGCATGGAGTCCCCGGCCGCGGTCCGTTCCACCGGCGTGCGCCCGCGCTTCGAGACCGTACGCGACGGCGGCCTCGCCGAGACCGTGCGCGAGGAGGCGCGCCGCCTGCTGGCCGAGGTGGACGGCACCGTCGGTGTGGTCGTGGCGATGGACCGCCGCGCGGAGGCCCGCGGCTGGCTGGCGGAGCTGGGCGAACGGGTGGTGGCGCTGGGCAGCCTGGAGGCCAAGGGCCTGGAGTACGACGCCACGGTGGTCGTCTCCCCCGCGGAGATCGCCGACGAGTCGCCGGCCGGGCTGCGGGTGCTGTACGTGGCCCTGACCCGCGCGACGCAGCAGCTGACCGTGGTCTCGGGGGAGCGTGACCTGCCGGACGAGGACGGCGTACCGGACCTGCTGAGGGACTGA
- a CDS encoding NAD-dependent malic enzyme, protein MATAPSVSYSMTVRLEVPASGTAVSQLTTAVESSGGSVTGLDVTASGHEKLRIDVTIAASSTAHAEEIVEGLRGIEGVVLGKVSDRTFLMHLGGKIEMAAKHPIRNRDDLSMIYTPGVARVCMAIAENPEDARRLTIKRNSVAVVTDGSAVLGLGNIGPKAALPVMEGKAALFKRFAGIDAWPICLDTQDSDAIVEIVKAIAPGFAGINLEDISAPRCFEIEARLREALDIPVFHDDQHGTAIVVLAALTNALRVVGKGIGDVRVVMSGAGAAGTAILKLLIAAGVKHAVVADIHGVVHAGREDLVSADPDSPLRWIADNTNPEGVTGTLKQAVAGADVFIGVSAPNLLDGSDVSAMAEGAIVFALANPDPEVDPAIARETAAVVATGRSDFPNQINNVLVFPGVFRGLLDAQSRTVNTEMMLAAANALADVVAEDELNANYIIPSVFNDKVAGAVAGAVRNAAKSAGVAAAPADPA, encoded by the coding sequence ATGGCAACGGCGCCCAGCGTCTCGTACTCGATGACGGTCAGGCTGGAGGTGCCCGCGAGCGGCACCGCGGTCTCCCAGCTCACCACAGCCGTGGAGTCCTCCGGCGGTTCGGTCACCGGCCTCGACGTGACCGCGTCCGGCCACGAGAAGCTGCGGATCGACGTCACCATCGCGGCGTCCTCCACCGCGCACGCCGAGGAGATCGTCGAGGGACTGCGGGGCATCGAGGGCGTCGTCCTCGGCAAGGTCTCCGACCGTACGTTCCTGATGCACCTCGGCGGCAAGATCGAGATGGCGGCCAAGCACCCCATCCGCAACCGTGACGACCTCTCGATGATCTACACCCCGGGCGTCGCCCGGGTCTGCATGGCCATCGCCGAGAACCCCGAGGACGCCCGCCGCCTCACCATCAAGCGCAACTCCGTCGCCGTCGTCACCGACGGCTCGGCCGTCCTCGGGCTCGGCAACATCGGCCCGAAGGCCGCGCTGCCGGTGATGGAGGGCAAGGCGGCCCTCTTCAAGCGCTTCGCCGGCATCGACGCCTGGCCGATCTGCCTGGACACCCAGGACAGCGACGCGATCGTGGAGATCGTCAAGGCGATCGCCCCGGGCTTCGCCGGGATCAACCTGGAGGACATCTCCGCGCCCCGCTGCTTCGAGATCGAGGCGCGGCTGCGTGAGGCCCTGGACATCCCCGTCTTCCACGACGACCAGCACGGCACCGCGATCGTGGTCCTGGCCGCCCTCACCAACGCCCTGCGCGTGGTGGGCAAGGGCATCGGCGACGTGCGGGTCGTCATGTCGGGCGCCGGTGCCGCCGGTACGGCCATCCTGAAGCTCCTCATCGCCGCGGGCGTCAAGCACGCGGTCGTCGCCGACATCCACGGTGTGGTGCACGCAGGCAGGGAGGACCTGGTCTCCGCCGACCCGGACTCGCCGCTGCGCTGGATCGCGGACAACACCAACCCGGAGGGCGTCACCGGCACCCTCAAGCAGGCCGTCGCCGGTGCCGACGTCTTCATCGGCGTCTCCGCCCCCAACCTGCTGGACGGGTCGGACGTCTCGGCGATGGCCGAGGGTGCGATCGTGTTCGCGCTCGCGAACCCGGACCCGGAGGTCGATCCGGCAATCGCCCGCGAGACGGCGGCGGTTGTCGCCACCGGGCGCTCCGACTTCCCCAACCAGATCAACAACGTGCTGGTGTTCCCGGGTGTCTTCCGAGGTCTGCTGGACGCCCAGTCCCGTACCGTCAACACGGAGATGATGCTGGCCGCCGCCAACGCCCTGGCCGATGTCGTCGCCGAGGACGAGCTCAACGCGAACTACATCATCCCCTCGGTCTTCAACGACAAGGTGGCGGGCGCCGTCGCCGGTGCCGTGCGCAACGCGGCGAAGTCCGCGGGGGTCGCCGCCGCCCCGGCCGATCCCGCGTAG